The proteins below are encoded in one region of Clostridium estertheticum:
- the spo0A gene encoding sporulation transcription factor Spo0A: MEEKKINIIIVDDNKEFCNILNDYLLTQKDIVVTGIAQNGIEAIKLIEEKKPDLVVLDIIMPILDGLGVLERLNTMEIQPRPRIIILSAVGHEKITQRAISLGADYYVIKPFDMEVFANRIRQTLNENIYNDETPKTISYVDNDEIKTTRSKPVDVDMIGQITSIIHEIGIPANLKGYMFVREAINMVVNDIDLLSSVTKELYPLVGEKFNTTASRVERAIRHAIEVAWSREQVETITNLFGYTINNEKGKPTNSEFIAMVADKLRLQNRVS; encoded by the coding sequence ATGGAAGAGAAAAAAATAAATATAATTATTGTTGATGATAACAAGGAATTCTGTAATATTCTTAATGATTACTTACTAACGCAAAAGGATATAGTTGTTACCGGCATTGCACAAAATGGAATAGAAGCAATAAAATTGATTGAGGAAAAAAAGCCTGATCTAGTAGTACTTGATATAATTATGCCGATTCTTGATGGACTAGGAGTTTTAGAGAGGCTAAATACAATGGAGATCCAGCCAAGGCCTCGTATAATAATTTTATCAGCAGTTGGTCATGAAAAAATTACCCAGAGAGCTATATCACTTGGAGCAGATTATTATGTTATAAAACCTTTTGATATGGAAGTGTTTGCTAATAGAATAAGACAAACGCTAAATGAAAATATATATAATGATGAAACACCGAAAACGATTTCTTATGTTGATAACGATGAAATTAAAACCACTAGAAGTAAGCCAGTTGATGTCGATATGATTGGTCAAATAACAAGCATTATTCATGAGATTGGAATACCAGCTAATTTAAAAGGTTATATGTTTGTACGCGAAGCAATAAACATGGTAGTGAATGATATTGATCTTTTATCATCGGTTACAAAAGAATTATATCCATTAGTAGGCGAAAAATTCAATACTACTGCGAGTAGAGTAGAAAGAGCAATAAGACATGCAATAGAAGTTGCATGGAGTAGAGAACAAGTAGAAACCATAACCAATCTTTTTGGTTATACAATTAATAATGAAAAAGGCAAACCAACTAACTCCGAATTTATAGCGATGGTTGCTGATAAGTTAAGATTACAAAATAGGGTTAGCTAA
- a CDS encoding pyridoxal phosphate-dependent aminotransferase: MISSKMKDLVANSSIIRAMFEEGKRLSDIYGEENVFDYSLGNPNVAPPENIKVEINKILNEIAPKLVHGYMNNSGYEDVRGKIAGFLNKKHNIDISYNNIVMTCGAAGGLNILLKTLLNPEDEVIVFAPFFGEYRNYVNNFDGKLVVVSTDIDTFEPNMESLKDKINSKTKAIIINSPNNPTGVVYCEKVIQDLSDLMNQKQDELGTSIYLISDEPYREIVYDNVVVPYILKYYTNSFIGYSYSKSLSLPGERIGYVVANTKMDCFDDIMISLNVANRILGFVNAPSLFQRVIANCLEAEVDVSIYQKNRDLLYNYLTKIGFACVKPQGAFYLFIRTPIKDDKKFCEDAKEFKLLLVAGSAFECPGHARLSYCIDYEKIENSLPAFEKLAKSYNLK; the protein is encoded by the coding sequence ATGATATCTAGTAAGATGAAAGATTTAGTTGCTAACAGTTCTATAATAAGAGCTATGTTTGAAGAAGGTAAAAGATTATCTGATATCTATGGTGAAGAAAATGTTTTTGACTATAGCTTAGGTAATCCCAATGTTGCCCCACCTGAAAATATTAAAGTTGAAATTAATAAAATATTAAATGAAATAGCTCCTAAACTGGTCCACGGGTATATGAATAATTCTGGATATGAAGATGTTAGAGGAAAAATTGCTGGATTTTTAAATAAAAAGCATAATATAGATATTTCATACAATAACATAGTTATGACTTGTGGGGCAGCCGGAGGATTAAATATTTTACTGAAAACATTACTTAATCCAGAAGATGAAGTTATTGTTTTTGCACCATTTTTTGGTGAATACAGAAACTATGTAAATAATTTTGATGGTAAACTTGTTGTTGTTTCTACAGATATTGATACTTTTGAACCTAATATGGAGAGTTTAAAAGATAAAATAAATAGTAAAACAAAAGCAATTATTATTAACTCACCAAATAATCCAACGGGTGTCGTATACTGCGAAAAGGTTATACAAGATTTATCAGATTTGATGAATCAAAAACAGGATGAGTTAGGTACAAGTATATATCTTATATCTGATGAGCCTTATAGAGAAATAGTTTATGATAATGTTGTTGTTCCATATATTTTGAAATATTATACAAATTCATTTATTGGATATTCCTACAGTAAATCATTATCACTGCCTGGGGAAAGAATAGGGTACGTAGTTGCAAATACAAAGATGGATTGTTTTGATGATATAATGATATCTCTTAATGTTGCAAATAGAATTCTAGGATTTGTAAATGCACCATCACTTTTTCAGAGAGTTATTGCAAATTGCCTTGAGGCCGAAGTTGATGTTAGTATATATCAAAAAAATAGAGACTTATTATATAACTATCTTACAAAAATAGGATTTGCTTGTGTAAAACCTCAAGGAGCATTTTATTTATTTATTAGGACACCAATAAAGGATGATAAAAAGTTCTGCGAGGATGCAAAAGAATTTAAACTATTATTAGTAGCAGGATCTGCTTTTGAATGCCCAGGGCATGCAAGGTTATCATACTGCATTGATTATGAGAAAATAGAAAATTCATTACCAGCTTTTGAAAAACTAGCAAAATCATACAATCTTAAATAG
- a CDS encoding sugar phosphate isomerase/epimerase family protein has translation MRIGIRGHDIGQYKLDELAEILEDKNIKSIQFVPKKIITEFKITNGSMTPGMAEHIKGILTKHNLNISLLGCYINLANPDDNELNKLLENFKEHIRFAKYLGCNIVGTETGALNREYVYTKDNNTEEAFKRSLSSIKILVKEAEKFGVVVGVEGVTKHVMNTPERLKRAIDCVNSNNLQVIFDPINFIDETNFDKQDEIIKKSFELFGDKIAIIHAKDFIYDDGKVKQVSIGSGQFNYPLLLSLIKERKPYIDIILEDTVPTDLDSSIKYIEELYKKI, from the coding sequence ATGAGAATTGGAATTCGCGGGCATGACATAGGACAATATAAATTGGATGAACTAGCAGAGATATTGGAAGATAAAAATATTAAAAGCATACAATTTGTACCTAAAAAAATAATAACTGAATTTAAAATTACGAATGGAAGTATGACACCAGGAATGGCTGAACATATCAAGGGAATACTTACAAAACATAACTTAAATATAAGTTTACTTGGATGTTATATAAATTTAGCAAATCCAGATGATAATGAACTTAATAAACTATTAGAGAATTTCAAAGAACATATACGTTTTGCAAAATATTTAGGATGTAATATAGTTGGGACAGAAACAGGAGCACTTAATAGAGAGTATGTTTATACAAAAGATAACAATACAGAAGAGGCATTTAAGAGGTCTCTAAGTTCAATAAAAATACTTGTAAAAGAAGCAGAAAAGTTTGGAGTTGTAGTTGGAGTTGAGGGAGTCACAAAACATGTGATGAATACACCAGAAAGGCTAAAGAGAGCAATAGATTGTGTTAATTCTAATAACCTACAAGTTATATTTGATCCTATTAATTTTATAGATGAAACAAATTTTGATAAACAGGATGAGATAATAAAAAAGTCATTCGAATTATTTGGTGATAAAATAGCAATCATTCATGCTAAAGATTTTATATACGATGATGGAAAAGTAAAACAAGTCTCAATTGGCAGTGGACAATTTAACTATCCATTATTATTATCTCTAATAAAAGAAAGAAAGCCATACATTGATATAATACTTGAGGACACAGTTCCAACAGATTTAGATTCGAGTATTAAATATATAGAGGAATTATATAAAAAAATATGA
- a CDS encoding DeoR/GlpR family DNA-binding transcription regulator gives MLPIERLEIIKQIVLTEKKLYVSKLSQKFNVTEETIRRDLEKLKVQGIVTRSYGGAILNAERTIDDIPFYKRSKTNIDNKKYVASKAIEFIKEDSTIVADCSSTVLEVLKLIRDRSGVTIITNSVGVLSELNKSSLNIILTGGVIKRRSLSMQGPITHCTIKKYSVDLALVSCKGMDIEKGVLDANEEEAEIKRIMIKQANTVIMLIDHDKYDKTSFVKLFDYEDIDYIITDQEPRAEWMELLHSYNIDVIY, from the coding sequence ATGTTACCAATTGAGAGATTAGAAATTATAAAGCAAATAGTTTTAACAGAAAAAAAGTTATATGTGTCAAAGTTAAGTCAAAAATTTAATGTAACAGAAGAAACAATAAGGCGAGATTTAGAAAAACTAAAGGTGCAAGGCATAGTCACTAGGAGTTATGGTGGGGCAATATTAAATGCTGAAAGAACAATTGATGATATACCTTTTTATAAAAGGTCAAAGACTAATATAGATAATAAAAAATATGTAGCCTCAAAAGCAATAGAATTTATTAAAGAAGATAGTACAATAGTTGCTGATTGTAGTTCAACAGTACTTGAAGTTTTAAAATTAATTAGAGATAGAAGCGGTGTAACAATTATAACAAATTCAGTGGGGGTTTTAAGTGAACTTAATAAATCATCACTAAATATTATTTTAACCGGTGGAGTTATAAAACGAAGATCATTATCAATGCAAGGACCTATAACGCATTGTACTATAAAAAAATATAGTGTAGATTTAGCTCTTGTGAGCTGCAAAGGTATGGATATTGAAAAAGGAGTATTAGATGCTAACGAAGAAGAGGCAGAAATTAAAAGGATTATGATAAAGCAAGCGAACACTGTTATTATGTTAATCGATCATGATAAATATGATAAAACATCTTTTGTAAAACTCTTTGATTATGAGGATATAGATTATATAATTACGGATCAGGAGCCAAGGGCAGAATGGATGGAATTATTGCATTCTTATAATATTGATGTTATATATTAA
- a CDS encoding MFS transporter, producing the protein MSQKDGKIRFINYFSYGMNDFIGAGAFALTSAWLLYFYTTFCGLSPIQAASIFALARVVDAVASPTMGFITDNFHKTRLGKRFGRRKFFLLLAIPLVGVYTTIWISGFTYFYYLATYIAFELVYTMILIPYDTLAAEMTSDFKVRAKLTSARMYIAQFSAFLAAFIPGRLINLLGKESPKSFLYAAMIFTVIFVIVLILVYTFTWERPLAEIEAAEASEVKEKLTFMQNVQKIYVDLVTTLRIRTFRAHLGMYIGGYLAQDTFNAVFTYFVVFALFQNVIMASNLIAVMYIFQIAGVGIATYLTLKLNPGAAFRVVSSIFIISIIGYLIVYKTIPTSIIALYAVSCIAGLGRGGINFVPWNNYTFVPDVDEIVSGDRREGVFAGFMCFLRKASQALAIFLVGVALEEAHFVSGVKTQPQEALNIMVVILIVAPIIFLIIGIIASFKFTVTRESHAILKKEVKRLKTGGSKADVDDKTRKTVEELTGWDYEKLWGNNPVGYKNWKKCKAKEKQASM; encoded by the coding sequence ATGAGTCAAAAAGATGGAAAGATAAGATTTATAAATTATTTTTCATATGGAATGAATGATTTTATAGGAGCGGGGGCATTTGCTTTAACATCCGCATGGTTATTATATTTTTATACTACGTTTTGTGGCTTGTCGCCAATTCAAGCTGCCTCAATATTTGCGTTAGCTCGTGTTGTCGATGCGGTAGCAAGTCCTACAATGGGATTTATAACAGACAATTTCCATAAGACTAGATTAGGAAAGAGATTTGGAAGACGAAAATTCTTCTTGTTACTTGCAATACCTCTCGTAGGAGTTTACACAACTATTTGGATTAGTGGATTCACTTATTTTTACTATCTTGCAACTTATATAGCATTTGAGTTAGTGTATACTATGATACTTATACCATACGATACGCTAGCTGCAGAAATGACATCAGATTTTAAAGTAAGGGCTAAACTTACTAGTGCAAGGATGTACATAGCTCAGTTTTCTGCATTCTTAGCAGCATTTATACCAGGAAGACTTATAAATTTATTAGGAAAAGAATCACCTAAGTCATTCTTATATGCAGCTATGATTTTTACTGTAATATTTGTTATTGTTTTAATCCTTGTATACACATTTACATGGGAAAGACCACTTGCAGAGATAGAGGCTGCAGAGGCGAGTGAGGTTAAAGAAAAATTAACATTTATGCAAAATGTACAAAAAATATATGTAGATTTGGTAACAACACTTAGAATTAGAACTTTCAGAGCTCATTTGGGTATGTATATTGGGGGTTACTTAGCGCAAGACACATTTAATGCAGTATTCACTTATTTTGTAGTTTTTGCATTATTTCAAAATGTTATAATGGCATCAAATTTAATTGCAGTAATGTATATATTCCAAATTGCTGGTGTTGGTATAGCAACATACCTAACACTTAAATTAAATCCAGGAGCTGCATTTAGAGTTGTATCTTCAATTTTTATAATAAGCATTATAGGATATTTAATTGTATACAAGACTATTCCAACAAGTATTATAGCTTTATATGCGGTATCATGTATTGCTGGACTAGGACGTGGCGGAATAAATTTTGTACCTTGGAATAACTATACTTTTGTTCCGGATGTAGATGAAATAGTATCTGGGGATAGACGTGAGGGAGTTTTCGCAGGATTTATGTGCTTCCTTAGAAAAGCTTCTCAGGCACTTGCTATTTTCTTAGTGGGAGTTGCATTAGAAGAGGCACATTTTGTATCTGGAGTCAAAACACAACCACAAGAAGCTTTAAATATTATGGTGGTTATATTAATAGTAGCACCTATTATATTTCTTATTATAGGTATTATAGCATCATTTAAATTTACAGTAACAAGGGAATCTCATGCAATACTTAAGAAAGAAGTAAAAAGATTAAAGACGGGTGGATCAAAGGCTGACGTTGATGATAAAACTCGTAAAACTGTAGAAGAATTAACAGGATGGGATTATGAGAAGCTATGGGGAAATAATCCTGTAGGATATAAGAATTGGAAAAAATGTAAAGCTAAAGAGAAACAAGCAAGTATGTAA
- a CDS encoding glycoside hydrolase family 88/105 protein has translation MKLTEKEIRIKLDLVVNKLINLDSPSVEEKLPKEGGEAIGLFPRDFGIQEWDWPQGVGLYGLLKLDKHDKSDKYLDFLTNWYKTNIEIGLPSKNINTTAPLLTLVNLCDVINNPEYENLCLTWADWLINCLPRTKEGAFQHVTSANGDRQAVRLNESEMWIDTIFMTLLFLNKMGQKYNRKDWVDESINQMLVHIKYLYDKKSGLFYHGWSFNENSNFGEVFWCRGNSWFTFGILDYIEAFEGTMNPGIKKFLLDTFKAQVNTLVKYQAKSGLWHTVIDDVTSYEEVSGSAAIVTGILTGIRLGILDDSFKPYAEKTIKALCNNIEKDGTVLKVSGGTGMGYDVDHYKNIIIAPMAYGQSLTIMALVEALNHL, from the coding sequence ATGAAATTAACAGAAAAAGAAATACGTATTAAACTGGATCTAGTTGTTAATAAACTAATTAACCTAGATAGTCCATCAGTTGAAGAAAAGTTACCCAAAGAAGGCGGCGAAGCCATAGGATTATTTCCTAGAGATTTTGGTATTCAAGAATGGGATTGGCCACAAGGTGTAGGTCTATATGGTTTATTAAAATTAGATAAACACGACAAGAGTGATAAGTATTTAGACTTTTTAACTAATTGGTATAAAACTAATATAGAAATAGGATTACCTTCTAAAAACATCAATACTACGGCGCCTCTACTAACCTTAGTAAACCTATGTGATGTTATTAATAATCCCGAGTATGAAAACCTTTGCTTAACATGGGCTGACTGGCTCATAAATTGCCTTCCAAGAACTAAAGAAGGTGCTTTTCAACATGTAACTAGTGCAAATGGTGATAGGCAAGCGGTAAGGTTAAATGAAAGTGAGATGTGGATAGATACCATATTTATGACCCTCTTATTTTTAAATAAAATGGGTCAAAAATATAATAGAAAGGATTGGGTTGATGAATCAATTAATCAAATGCTTGTTCATATAAAATATTTATATGATAAAAAATCTGGTCTCTTCTATCACGGTTGGAGTTTTAATGAAAACAGTAATTTTGGTGAAGTTTTTTGGTGCAGAGGTAATTCATGGTTTACTTTTGGTATTCTAGACTATATCGAGGCATTTGAAGGCACAATGAATCCAGGGATCAAGAAATTTTTACTTGATACTTTTAAAGCTCAAGTAAATACATTAGTTAAATATCAAGCAAAGTCCGGTTTATGGCATACAGTTATAGACGATGTTACTAGTTATGAGGAAGTTTCTGGCTCTGCGGCTATAGTTACAGGTATTTTAACTGGAATTAGATTAGGTATCCTTGATGACTCATTTAAACCCTATGCTGAGAAAACAATAAAGGCATTATGTAACAACATAGAAAAAGATGGTACAGTATTAAAAGTATCCGGCGGAACTGGCATGGGATATGATGTAGATCATTATAAGAATATAATTATAGCTCCAATGGCTTATGGACAATCATTAACTATAATGGCTCTTGTGGAAGCACTTAACCATCTATAA
- a CDS encoding TetR/AcrR family transcriptional regulator yields the protein MDEEKLNNRQLQALNTKNKIYKSAIDLMDKKGYKNIKIQDICKKAGVSVGSFYNCFKSKNEILIEIYKRADEYFIKEVANNIYCDNATNEIIKYFDYYAKYNVQVGIDTMKLLYNSNNKLFITKGRDMQNLLNIIIERGQEKNELSNEMSKESITEYLFIAARGVVYNWCLYDGKFDLLEAMNEYMKRFIIIFKYENSIRQKNS from the coding sequence ATGGATGAAGAAAAGTTAAACAATAGACAACTACAAGCACTTAACACTAAAAATAAAATATATAAAAGTGCAATTGACCTTATGGACAAAAAAGGTTATAAAAATATTAAAATACAAGATATATGTAAAAAAGCCGGAGTTTCTGTAGGTTCTTTTTATAATTGTTTTAAATCTAAAAATGAAATCCTTATAGAAATATATAAGCGAGCAGATGAATATTTTATTAAGGAAGTTGCCAATAATATATATTGCGATAACGCTACAAATGAAATTATTAAGTATTTTGATTATTATGCAAAGTATAATGTTCAAGTTGGAATTGACACAATGAAATTATTGTATAACTCAAATAATAAGTTATTTATAACTAAAGGTAGGGATATGCAAAATCTACTGAATATTATTATAGAAAGAGGGCAAGAAAAAAATGAGCTTAGTAATGAGATGTCTAAAGAAAGTATTACTGAATATTTATTTATAGCTGCGAGAGGGGTTGTATATAATTGGTGTCTTTATGATGGAAAATTTGACCTTTTAGAAGCAATGAATGAATATATGAAGCGTTTTATAATTATATTTAAATATGAAAATAGTATCAGACAAAAGAATAGCTAA
- a CDS encoding FAD-dependent oxidoreductase, protein MKKKYEILFQPMKIGKLEIKNRFVMAPMGPGGLCDADGTYNERGVEYYVERAKGGTGLIITGVTMVENDIEKCALPSMPCPTLNPLNFVKTGKIMTERVHAYGAKMFLQLSAGFGRVSIPSIVGKTAVAPSPIPHRWLDGVTCRALTIEEIKTYIKKFAQSAAIAKKAGFDGIEIHAVHEGYLLDQFAISFFNNRTDEYGGSLRNRLRFAIEVVQAIKEACGQDYPVSLRYSIKSFIKDWRQGGLPGEDFEEKGRDIEEGIEAAKILEEAGYDAFNGDVGSYDSWYWSHPPMYQKKGMYLEYNEILKKVLKVPVITAGRMEDPELASESILQGKTDMIALGRPLLADAEIPNKIMADKFDKVRPCLSCQEGCMGRLATYATVSCAVNPACGRENEYGISSARKSKKVVIIGGGVAGCEAARVCTLRGHKVTLLEKSDKLGGNIIAGGVPDFKDDDRALAKWYTDELKDLEVDIHFNTEATKEIITNLKSDVVIVATGSTPRILNIDNSSKVYSAEDVLLGRKDAGNNVVIIGGGLVGCEAALWLVDQGKKVTIVEMQSDILKVGGPLCHANEDMLRDLVNFKKIDLKFNTMVASATTEGFILKSGEKEEAIKADCAIVAIGYNSQKSLYDELKFKVPEVHLLGDARQVQNIMYAIWDAYEVSRNI, encoded by the coding sequence TTGAAAAAAAAGTATGAAATTCTTTTTCAGCCAATGAAAATAGGTAAATTAGAAATTAAAAACAGATTTGTTATGGCACCAATGGGTCCTGGGGGCTTATGTGACGCCGATGGAACTTATAATGAACGTGGAGTAGAGTATTACGTTGAGAGGGCTAAAGGCGGTACCGGATTAATTATTACCGGAGTAACTATGGTTGAAAATGACATTGAAAAATGTGCTTTACCATCAATGCCTTGTCCAACACTTAATCCTTTGAACTTTGTTAAAACAGGAAAAATTATGACTGAAAGAGTACATGCTTATGGGGCAAAAATGTTTCTGCAGTTGTCAGCTGGATTTGGAAGAGTAAGTATACCTTCAATTGTAGGCAAAACCGCAGTAGCACCGTCACCGATTCCTCATAGATGGCTTGATGGAGTTACCTGTAGAGCATTAACTATAGAAGAAATAAAAACTTATATTAAAAAATTTGCGCAGTCAGCTGCTATAGCTAAAAAAGCTGGTTTTGACGGTATTGAAATTCATGCCGTACATGAAGGTTATTTACTTGATCAATTTGCAATTTCATTTTTTAATAATAGAACAGATGAGTATGGTGGAAGTTTAAGAAATAGACTAAGATTTGCTATAGAAGTTGTACAAGCGATAAAAGAAGCATGTGGACAGGATTATCCAGTTTCACTACGTTATAGCATTAAAAGTTTTATTAAAGATTGGAGGCAAGGTGGCCTTCCTGGTGAAGATTTCGAGGAAAAAGGTAGAGATATAGAAGAAGGAATTGAGGCAGCTAAAATTCTTGAAGAAGCTGGTTATGATGCTTTTAATGGAGATGTAGGTTCTTATGATTCTTGGTATTGGAGTCATCCACCGATGTATCAGAAAAAAGGGATGTATTTAGAGTACAATGAAATACTAAAAAAAGTACTTAAAGTTCCAGTTATTACTGCTGGTAGAATGGAAGACCCTGAACTTGCAAGTGAATCTATCCTACAAGGAAAAACAGACATGATTGCGCTTGGAAGACCTCTCCTTGCAGATGCTGAAATACCTAATAAGATAATGGCTGATAAATTTGATAAGGTAAGACCTTGTTTATCCTGCCAAGAAGGTTGCATGGGAAGGCTCGCTACATATGCCACCGTATCTTGCGCTGTAAACCCAGCTTGTGGAAGAGAAAATGAATATGGCATATCTTCTGCTAGAAAAAGTAAAAAAGTGGTCATCATTGGTGGCGGAGTAGCTGGATGTGAAGCAGCTAGAGTCTGTACTCTAAGGGGTCATAAAGTTACTTTGCTTGAAAAAAGTGATAAACTAGGTGGAAATATTATAGCTGGAGGAGTTCCAGATTTTAAGGACGACGACAGAGCCCTTGCTAAATGGTATACAGATGAATTAAAAGATTTAGAAGTAGATATACATTTTAATACAGAAGCTACCAAAGAAATCATTACCAATTTAAAATCTGATGTTGTAATTGTTGCTACTGGTTCAACTCCTAGAATTCTTAATATTGATAATTCGAGTAAAGTTTATAGCGCAGAAGATGTTCTTCTTGGAAGAAAAGATGCTGGTAATAATGTAGTAATTATTGGTGGTGGGCTAGTAGGTTGCGAGGCCGCTTTATGGTTAGTAGATCAAGGCAAAAAAGTTACTATTGTTGAAATGCAAAGCGACATTTTAAAAGTAGGTGGCCCTTTGTGCCATGCAAATGAGGATATGCTTCGCGATTTAGTTAATTTCAAGAAAATAGATCTTAAATTTAATACAATGGTAGCAAGCGCTACTACTGAAGGCTTCATACTAAAATCAGGCGAAAAAGAAGAAGCTATAAAAGCAGATTGCGCAATTGTTGCAATTGGCTATAACTCACAAAAGAGTTTATACGATGAACTAAAGTTTAAAGTACCAGAGGTTCATCTGCTAGGAGACGCAAGACAAGTTCAAAATATTATGTACGCAATTTGGGATGCATATGAAGTATCAAGAAACATTTAA